From the genome of Niallia sp. FSL W8-0635, one region includes:
- a CDS encoding arsenic resistance protein yields MNITREKLENQQIWIYGISLLFGGILGISNEDLGKGLDWAISPLIAILMYGMFAQIPFLKLREAISNLRFMAALLIGNFIAVPIIVWILTMIFPQSPPILLGVCLVLLTPCIDYVIVFTQLGKGNEKLMLASTPILFVVQMILLPLYLWLFIGEEMGGVVHIEPFLEAFLLLIVTPLILAIITQLWAKKTALGEKVLDITTWFPVPFMALVLIVVVTSQIGKVYSDFEIIVRVIPIYILFLIITPFISRFIAFVFKLDIGAGRALIFSTGTRNSLVVLPLALALPDSWATLAAAVIVTQTIVELIGELFYIKAIPKLILKDHTDYKEGL; encoded by the coding sequence GTGAATATTACTAGAGAAAAGTTAGAAAATCAACAAATTTGGATCTATGGTATATCGCTTCTGTTTGGAGGGATTCTAGGTATCTCAAACGAGGATTTAGGAAAAGGCTTAGATTGGGCTATTTCGCCACTCATAGCCATTCTCATGTATGGAATGTTTGCACAAATTCCATTCTTAAAACTACGTGAGGCAATTTCAAATCTCAGATTCATGGCGGCATTACTAATTGGAAATTTTATAGCTGTGCCTATAATTGTTTGGATATTAACAATGATATTTCCACAATCTCCACCAATTTTATTAGGCGTTTGTTTGGTTTTACTTACGCCATGTATTGACTACGTAATAGTCTTTACTCAACTTGGAAAGGGAAATGAGAAATTAATGTTAGCTTCCACGCCTATTTTGTTTGTAGTACAAATGATATTACTTCCATTGTATTTATGGCTATTTATAGGTGAAGAAATGGGAGGAGTTGTTCATATAGAGCCATTCCTAGAAGCTTTTTTATTACTAATAGTTACGCCTTTAATATTAGCGATCATTACTCAATTGTGGGCTAAAAAGACAGCACTAGGTGAGAAGGTATTAGATATTACAACGTGGTTCCCCGTACCATTTATGGCTTTAGTATTAATTGTGGTAGTGACTTCCCAAATTGGTAAGGTATACAGTGATTTCGAAATTATTGTGCGTGTGATTCCGATATATATTTTGTTTTTAATCATTACACCATTTATATCGCGTTTTATCGCATTTGTGTTCAAATTAGATATAGGTGCAGGAAGAGCATTAATCTTTAGTACTGGAACAAGGAACTCCCTTGTAGTTCTTCCTTTAGCATTAGCTTTACCCGATTCTTGGGCAACGTTAGCTGCAGCTGTGATTGTTACACAGACCATTGTGGAGTTGATCGGAGAATTATTCTATATCAAGGCTATACCTAAATTGATACTGAAAGATCATACTGATTACAAAGAGGGACTTTAA
- the lpdA gene encoding dihydrolipoyl dehydrogenase — protein sequence MTVEGKNDVDLLVIGAGSGGYVAAIRAAQLGKKVVLVDKAELGGVCLNRGCIPSKALISASERVKHIKHANSMGIKVSGEVEVEMPEVVKWKDGIVNKLTNGVRTLLKGNGVEVISGEAYLTEPYVAKIKIGNEEKFFSYKDLILAIGSLPTELKSMPFDRKRIISSTEALMLQEVPKHLVVVGGGYIGLELGTAYAKFGAKVTILEGSDTILPGTDPMLTNVVKRHLKELGITVITNALVQGGENTGDEVNVQVQVNGKEEIIKGDYCLVSIGRKPNTGKVGLENIGVELDQRGFIKINNTCQTNVEHVYAIGDCAGGYLLAHKASYEGKIAAEVISGLKSVIDFQAMPFVIFSDPEVAYTGLTEKEAKEEGYETVSSRFPFQANGRALSVSDADGFVQVVADKESNRVLGVQMVGPEVSSLIAEAVFAIESGATAEDLSLTIHAHPTLPEPLMEAAEGVMGHAIHMLNKK from the coding sequence ATGACTGTTGAAGGAAAAAATGATGTAGATCTGTTAGTTATAGGCGCAGGATCAGGAGGTTATGTAGCTGCCATACGTGCTGCTCAGTTAGGGAAAAAAGTGGTTTTGGTGGATAAAGCAGAACTAGGAGGGGTTTGCCTTAACCGTGGTTGTATACCTTCAAAGGCTCTTATTAGTGCTTCTGAACGAGTAAAACACATAAAACATGCCAACTCAATGGGAATAAAGGTTTCTGGTGAAGTTGAAGTAGAGATGCCAGAAGTAGTGAAGTGGAAGGACGGTATAGTAAATAAACTAACGAATGGAGTTCGGACTTTACTGAAAGGCAATGGAGTGGAAGTCATTAGTGGGGAAGCTTATCTTACTGAACCCTATGTTGCCAAAATCAAAATTGGTAACGAAGAAAAATTCTTTTCATACAAAGACTTAATCCTTGCGATAGGATCATTACCTACTGAGTTAAAAAGTATGCCATTTGATAGAAAAAGAATTATCTCTTCAACTGAGGCATTGATGCTTCAAGAAGTACCAAAACATTTAGTTGTAGTAGGTGGTGGTTATATCGGTTTGGAATTGGGTACTGCTTATGCTAAATTCGGAGCTAAAGTGACCATCCTTGAAGGATCAGATACAATTCTTCCAGGTACGGACCCTATGCTTACAAATGTAGTAAAACGTCATTTAAAGGAACTTGGAATCACAGTTATAACGAATGCTTTAGTCCAAGGTGGAGAAAATACAGGCGATGAAGTAAATGTTCAAGTTCAGGTTAATGGGAAGGAAGAGATAATTAAAGGGGATTATTGCTTAGTTTCCATTGGAAGAAAACCGAACACAGGAAAAGTTGGATTGGAAAATATCGGGGTTGAATTAGATCAACGCGGTTTTATTAAGATAAATAATACATGTCAAACAAATGTTGAACATGTATATGCGATCGGGGACTGTGCTGGTGGTTACCTCCTTGCTCATAAAGCTAGTTATGAAGGTAAGATAGCTGCAGAGGTAATAAGTGGGCTAAAAAGTGTAATTGATTTTCAGGCAATGCCTTTTGTTATTTTTAGCGATCCTGAAGTAGCCTATACAGGTTTAACGGAGAAGGAAGCAAAGGAAGAAGGATATGAAACGGTCTCTAGCCGTTTTCCATTCCAAGCTAACGGCAGAGCTTTATCTGTTTCGGATGCCGATGGTTTTGTACAAGTTGTGGCGGATAAAGAATCTAATCGGGTTTTAGGTGTACAAATGGTAGGGCCAGAAGTATCATCTCTTATTGCTGAAGCAGTTTTTGCAATTGAGTCAGGGGCAACGGCAGAAGATCTCAGCCTTACAATTCATGCACACCCAACTTTACCTGAACCACTCATGGAAGCAGCTGAAGGCGTTATGGGACATGCTATTCATATGCTGAATAAAAAATAA